The Leptolyngbyaceae cyanobacterium genome contains the following window.
CCCTCACGTCACCTAGCTCATCTGATATCTGATGTGAGACCAAAATGAGTGGCACGTAAAAAATTGTAACATTTTAATTTTACCATCCAAACTACAGGTTTTTTTAGGCATTCAATTCTGTAAAGACGCCGATCGCGCGAAACTTTTGATAACGCAGTTCGCGACGCTGTTGATTACTCAATTGGCTGAGTTCGTCTAAATTTTTCAACAGAGCTTCTTTGAGGGTGGCAGCTGCTTTGAGAGGATCGGCGTGGGCACCGTTAGTCGGTTCGGGCAACAATTCATCGAGAATACCCAAATTTTTTAAATCCCACGCGGTAATCTTGAGGGCTTCGGCAGCTTGGGACGCTTTGCTGGCATCTCTCCACAAAATAGAAGCACAAGCTTCGGGGCTGGCGACATAATAAACTGAATGCTCGAACATCATCAATCGATCGCCTACTCCGATCCCTAGCGCACCGCCCGAACCCCCTTCACCGATCACGGTGCAAATAATCGGAACGTCCAGACCGAACATCTCCCGCAAATTATAGGCGATCGCTTCTCCTTGCCCCAGTTGTTCTCCTTCCACACCGGGCCACGCACCGGGAGTATCGATAAACGTGATAATCGGCATCCCGAAGTGATTAGCGTGTTCCATCAGGCGCATCGCTTTGCGATAACCTCCCGGAGAAGCCATCCCGAAGTTACGGTAAACGTTATCTTTAGTATCGCGGCCTTTTTGATGGCCTAATATCACTACCGAACGTCCTGCAAGACTAGCTATACCACCTACTAATGCCGGATCGTCGCTTCCACCGCGATCGCCGTGCAGTTCTATCCATTCATCGGTAATTGCTTGAATGTAATCTAAAGTGCTGGGACGGCGGGGATGACGCGCTAATTGCAGCCTTTGGGCTGGTGACAAGCTGCTGAAAATTTCTTGCCGCAGCTGTACGGCACGCGCTTCTAACTGGAGAATTTGATCCGATACATCAACCCCATTTTCGGCTGCCAATTCGCGAATTTGGTCAATGCGGGTTTCTAACTCCGCTAGAGGCTTTTCAAAGTCTAAAAGTAATGGCTTGCGTGATTGATCGGCCACGTTGAGAAATTAAGATAAATGTCGAGTGGGTTCTTTACCAGATCCTACCTTGTTAAGTAAGCAAAAAACTTTTTCAGTCCCTATGACTAGTGGACTGGGGATTAGTGCGAAAAGGCGTAACGGCAAGCACAAAAAGCCAATAGAAAAAAGCTCTTACATTTAGTTTTTCCACAGAAGAGTCATTCCGGTCGCGCTGCGCTGGGGAATAATCCCTAAAATCAGGTTTATAGCGGAATTAAGAATGCTCTAACAGATTCCATCAAACTTCGGGAGAAACTAACAATCGCAAAATGGTATTGACATCTTCAATTTCTCCGACAATTCGCCTGACCGGACGAGGCCAAACTTTTACCAAAGTGGGCGTAGCGGAAACTTGATCGGCTTCCGCCTGTTCGGGATGCTTGAAAACGTCGATTACTTTTAAGGTGTAAGGCTGATATACAGACTGTTCTAAAAAATTATATAAAGTTTTTAGAGTGCGTTCAGTAGAAGCATTGTGACCGGAAACAAACAAACGCAATACGTAGCCCTGCGTATCTGGCAGCTTGGGTAATGGTGAATATAAATCTGATTGAAAGCGAGGATGAACGACATTGCGATCGAAGCGTACTACTAACTCATTTTCTTCCCATAATTGTGGAAACTCCTGCCGATAAGTTGCTAATAAAAGCGGATTGCAGAGTTCGTCTGGCCAAGGTGCTGCTTGCCAAATCAATTCTCCTGTTTCAAATACAGCATTAAGTAATGCCTGATGCCGTAAAACTGGAGGATACGCTTCGGCAGAAATTTTCACTTCCCCCGTGCGGCGATCTAACCATTTATCGATCGTGGCCGTAAAACACGGTACTAAAAAATGAGGTGGTTCTGCTAATCCCAGAATTTCCTGTAAACCCGCACATAAATGGAGATGCCATCGATTTTGCTTGTTTAAGTCGATGCAGTAAATTAAATCTCCCCCTGGCGTAAAAAGGGCAATACCTTTAAAAATTTTTCCTCGATCGTTGGTCATTACCGATTAAATATAAAAGCGCTTTCTCAACAGAAATATGTAATGAAAAATCAAATTAGCTAAAATCTTTTCGCTGGGAGCCTCCTACCTTGTTTGAACGATGGATTTTCCTGCCGATACCAAATTCGGACTCACTACCCTCTTTTTCAGCCATCATGTTACTCTTTTTCCCTTCTTCTCTCTTTCTCCCAAAATAACGGGGTAATTTTCTTAACAGCCAGTATTCGACTATTTGAGACTAAGTATCGGCAGCCAGTAAGCTGTTTTTATCGCTCAAACTGACTGCCGATCGCTAAGTGTTGACTACTGATTTTTTACACTCTTCCTCTGAGGAATTGAGCCATTTCATTAGGTGTGGGAGATTTTTCCAGTGCTTCTTCTTCCGTGATGCGGCCTTCTTGATAAAGCGCCAACAAAGCCTGGTTCATCGTTTGCATTCCATCGAATTTCGACTTGAGCATCACTCCCGTGATTTCTTCGTACT
Protein-coding sequences here:
- a CDS encoding acetyl-CoA carboxylase carboxyltransferase subunit alpha, giving the protein MADQSRKPLLLDFEKPLAELETRIDQIRELAAENGVDVSDQILQLEARAVQLRQEIFSSLSPAQRLQLARHPRRPSTLDYIQAITDEWIELHGDRGGSDDPALVGGIASLAGRSVVILGHQKGRDTKDNVYRNFGMASPGGYRKAMRLMEHANHFGMPIITFIDTPGAWPGVEGEQLGQGEAIAYNLREMFGLDVPIICTVIGEGGSGGALGIGVGDRLMMFEHSVYYVASPEACASILWRDASKASQAAEALKITAWDLKNLGILDELLPEPTNGAHADPLKAAATLKEALLKNLDELSQLSNQQRRELRYQKFRAIGVFTELNA
- a CDS encoding circadian clock KaiB family protein is translated as MTNDRGKIFKGIALFTPGGDLIYCIDLNKQNRWHLHLCAGLQEILGLAEPPHFLVPCFTATIDKWLDRRTGEVKISAEAYPPVLRHQALLNAVFETGELIWQAAPWPDELCNPLLLATYRQEFPQLWEENELVVRFDRNVVHPRFQSDLYSPLPKLPDTQGYVLRLFVSGHNASTERTLKTLYNFLEQSVYQPYTLKVIDVFKHPEQAEADQVSATPTLVKVWPRPVRRIVGEIEDVNTILRLLVSPEV